The DNA region CTGTGCGGGATGTCGCAGGGGGAAGCCGCGCCGACTCGGCCTCGTCTTCGACGGCGAGGTCTCGACGGCCGAGCTCGCGCCAGGCGCGCGCTCGGGCACGCCACCCCTCGGCATCGTCAGGACGCGCGCGGATGTATCGCGTGAGCAGGCGCTCCGCTTCAGCAGGGCGCCCGAGCTCGATGAGGGCCACTCCTCCCAGGTGCAGGGCGCGGACGCTCTGCGGCGCCAGCTCGAGGGCGCGCTGGGCGTCCGGCAGGGCGCTCGACGGCTCCCGCATCGTCAGGCGCGTGGCCGCCCGATTGCACCATGTGAGGGGCAGCGCCGGATCGATGCGCAGCGCCTGTCGCAGGTCTGCCAGCGCCTCATCGAAGCGCTCGAGACGCGTGAGGACGCGCGCGCGGTCGTTGTAGGCAAGCGCACTGTCCGGATCGAGCTCGACGCAGCGCGCGTAGTCGGCCAGCGCACGCAGCGGGCTGTCGAGCGCCCCTTCGTACAGAGCAGCGCGGAAGCGGAGGATCTCTGTCGATCGCGGATCTCGCGCGAGTGCGCGGTTGAGATCGTCGAGGGCCCGCCGCGGATTGCCCAGCATGGCATGGGCCTGACCGCGGAATGCGTAGACGGCAGGCTTGCGCGGATCGAGCTCCACGGCACGATCGAGATCGGCGAGCGCGCGCTGGCGCTCGCGCTCGCGCTCCTTCGTGTCTGCCTTCGCATCCGGCCTCGTGTCCGGCGTCGAGGCCGGCCTTCGCGTCGACCGCGGCCGCAGCGGCGGCTCGAGCGAGATCAGCAGGCGCGTCCAGCCACACAGTGCATGGGCGCGCACGTCATCAGGTCGCAGGGAGGCCGCCTCTTCGAACGCGCGGAGGGCTTGTCGCAGATCACCGCGCTCAAGCCAGCCGATGCCCTGCTCGACCCGCTCGGAGCGGGGCTGCGCGGCGATCGGCAAGACCGCGGAGAGGGCGAGGAGGGTGAGCATCGCGAGGAAGCACGCCCGCCACGACATCCTTGCGGTCGAACGGCGCGACAGAGGGGAAGGAGACATGCGACGCTTCTGCTTCTTGCGGCGGCCAGGGCGGTCCTGCGCCGCTCCGAGAGCCCACCTTCCTGGGCAGGATTTGTACCGGCCCCCTTTGAAACCCGGGCGGCGTCCGCGAGGCACATCAGCGAGGAGGTGAGCCCCACTGAAGGCGGTGGTCATGGCTGGAGGCGAGGGCTCTCGCCTGCGCCCCCTCACGTGCAATCGCCCCAAGCCCCTCGTCCCGCTCTGCAACAAGCCCGTGATGGAGTACATCATCGAGCTGCTGAAGCGCCACGGGGTCGACACCGTGATCGTCACCCTCCACTACCTCGCCAACGAGATCGTCTCGTACTTCGGCGACGGCTCCGACTGGGGCGTGCAGATGATCTACTCGGTGGAGGACGAGCCCCTGGGCACCGCCGGCAGCGTGAAGAAGGTGGAGTCGTACCTCACCGACACCTTCATCATCATCAGCGGCGACTGCCTCACCGATTTCGATCTGAGCCAGGCCGTGGAGGCGCATCGGCAGCGGGCGTCGAGCGCGACGATGGTGCTGGCCCGCGTCGACAACCCCCTCGAGTACGGCGTGGTCATCCTCGACGAGGCGCAGCGCGTGAGCCGCTTCCTCGAGAAACCCTCGTGGGGCGAGGTCTTCAGCGACACGGTGAACACCGGGATCTACGTTCTTGAGCCTGAGGTGTTCGACTACATGGAGGTCGACCATCCGTACGACTTCAGCAAGGACCTCTTCCCGCAGCTGATGGAGGAAGGCCTCTCGGTGCACGGCCACGTGGCGTCGGGCTACTGGAGCGACATCGGAAGCCTGCAGTCATACCGTCAGGCCCATCACGACCTCATCGAGGGACGGGTGCAGGCGACCCTTCCGGGCAAGCGGGCCGCCAAGGACGTCTGGGTGGGGGAAGGGACCGAGATCCACCCGTCGGTGGTGCTCCGGGGTCCCGCCGTCATCGGCCGCAACTGCCGCATCAAGCAGGGCGCCGAGGTCGAGGAGCTGTCGGTCATCGGCGACAACTGCATGCTCGAGGAAGGCGCGAGCGTACAGCGGTCGGTGCTCTGGAACAACGTGTTCGTGGGGCGCAAGGCGAAGGTCACGGGGTCGACGGTGTGCCGTGGCGTGACCATCAAGGGCAGCTCGCTGGTGAGCGAGGGGGTGATTCTCGGCGACAAGTGCTTCATCGGAAGCGGCGCGGTGATCCATCCCCAGGTCAAGATCTGGCCCGACAAGAACATCGAGGCCGGCGCCACCGTGAACATGAGCATCATCTGGGGCATCCGCTGGCCTGGGTCGCTGTTCGGGCAGCAGGGAATCTCAGGGCTCGCCAACATCGAGATCACCCCGGAGTTCGCCCTCAAGCTTGGCGCGGCCTATGGCGCCTTCCTTGAGAAGGGGGCCACCGTCACCACCAGCCGAGACGCCCACCCCGCCTCGCGCATGTTCAACCGCGCGCTGATCTGTGGGCTCATCTCGGTCGGGTGCAACGTGCTCGATCTGCGCGTGTGTCCGGCGCCCGTGGCCCGCTACACCATTCGCAGCTCCGGCCTCAAGGGCGGCGTGCACTCCCGGATCGCACCCGAAGACGCCCGCGCGGTGGTCATCGAGTTCTTCGACGCGCGTGGCATCAACACGAACAAGACCGCGGAGCGGCGCATCGAGAACCTCTTCTTCCGCGAGG from Pseudomonadota bacterium includes:
- a CDS encoding tetratricopeptide repeat protein: MMYSITGLLQSGTRGLGRLHVRGRRREPSPPAMTTAFSGAHLLADVPRGRRPGFKGGRYKSCPGRWALGAAQDRPGRRKKQKRRMSPSPLSRRSTARMSWRACFLAMLTLLALSAVLPIAAQPRSERVEQGIGWLERGDLRQALRAFEEAASLRPDDVRAHALCGWTRLLISLEPPLRPRSTRRPASTPDTRPDAKADTKERERERQRALADLDRAVELDPRKPAVYAFRGQAHAMLGNPRRALDDLNRALARDPRSTEILRFRAALYEGALDSPLRALADYARCVELDPDSALAYNDRARVLTRLERFDEALADLRQALRIDPALPLTWCNRAATRLTMREPSSALPDAQRALELAPQSVRALHLGGVALIELGRPAEAERLLTRYIRARPDDAEGWRARARAWRELGRRDLAVEDEAESARLPPATSRTALPRPSI